TTATGTTAAATAGCGACTGCTGCCAGCAGAAACAGGCTTGTCCTGAAAAGAGCATCTTTTCTGCTCTTTGAGAATATCTTTTATTATCAATGGAAAACATGATGGGACTATCCTTGTTCAGATGGATCGCTATACCCGTCTGTCCACGCTCTGCAGGGTGGAAATTTGCCGAATATCCTGCCATTCAATGCGCGGAATTGGGCATTATCAACGATAGTTTCGATTCATATCACATTTAATCGCTCAATATGGAATTTACATAATCCACGATATGGGCACTATCAATTTGTGGCTCTCTGTGGTTTAACATATTTAATTGGTGTTTATGGTTGGTTTTGGGTTTATGCACTATGCATAATGGTTGTTTTCGTTTGCCATTCAGATGGCCGTCCCAGGCGTATGGATATCCTGCTGAGACTAACGCCCTTCCCGTAGGGCTGCATCTGATAGCACAGCATCATCCGGTTTTCATGCAGAACGTCCATAGCGTTTTGTCCGGCCATAACCAGGCATGTGCTGATACTATTTCCCATCCGGGTGTCCGCTGCGTAGATCAGAACGGGCAGAGCGCAGGATACGTTATGGAAAAGGCGCAATCTGGTCTGAACTGTGTGACAATGTGATCAATGTCGACAATTTAGTTGCCGCACGCTGACTTCCTGAAAAAATCCTTTGTAAAAATAGCACTTTAGAAAAAATCAAAAAACTTCTTGAGACGTTTCCCGCCACTGGGGAAAGTCATCTCGTCAACCCGGATGAAGTGTTTCTTAACAGGAGTTGCAAATAACATGTCCGATACAAAAACTGTTTCCACCTATCTGCGTCCCATCGACCGGACCGGACTGCTGGGTTTTGCAGAAAAAGGGCGCAACAACCCCGATAACTTCGGCACGAACAAGGTCCATACCGTGTGCGAAGGCCAGTACCGCACGCTCAGCTATGTCGGGCAGCATGCCCCGGTAGTGGTGGATGAACCGCTTCATCTGTTTGGCCAGAACACGGCCCCGGCCCCGGGTGAGATCGTCCTATCCGCACTGGGCGGCTGCCTGGCTGTCGGCATTACGGCGGTTGCCACATACCGGGAAGTAAAGCTGAGCAAGCTGGAACTCTGGCTGGAAGGCGACATTAGCAATACGGCGGCATGGGGTGCCGGTGGGGCTGAGCGCAAGCCCGAGGAAATGGGCTTCCAGCGCATTCGCGTAAAAGTGGCGGTGGAAGGCGATGCCCCGCGTGAGGCACTGGATGCCATCGTGCAGCATGCCAATTATTTCTCCCCCGTTGCCAATACGATGCGCAATCCCGTTCCCATGACGATCAGCCTTGCAGACTGAGTTTTATGGCACCGCATGCCGGTAAAAGGAGACCGTCTTTCCATGTCAGCCCGGAACATGACACAGGCCGTTCAGGCGGATACGTCTCTTCTCCAGCGCGTTGACGAGATCGCACGGGGGCCGCTGGCTGCAATCGTGACGGATATTGACCTGAACGGTCATTATCCGCTCGAAATCCTGCGCACGCTGGGGGAAGCGGGGGCGCTGGCCCCCCATCTCCAGCGCAATGGGGCGGATTTTGGCCTGGCCATTCAGGCCATGGCCACCGTCAGCCGCCAGTGTGGTGCAACCGGCTTCCTTATGTGGTGCCACATGGTCTGTGGCCTTTATCTCGAAAAAGCGCCCGATAGCGCACTCAATATGGAACTGCTGTCCACCCATGCCCTTGGGCACAGCTTTGGCGGCACGGCGCTGTCCAACCCCATGAAGGCCCTGGCCGGGATCGAGCGCATGGCGCTTGAAGCCACGCCGGCGCCGGGTGGCTATCGTGTCAGCGGGGTGCTGCCGTGGGTTAGTCATATCGCGCCGGGGCAGTATTGTGGCGCCATGGCCCGGATAGACG
This portion of the Komagataeibacter sp. FNDCF1 genome encodes:
- a CDS encoding OsmC family protein encodes the protein MSDTKTVSTYLRPIDRTGLLGFAEKGRNNPDNFGTNKVHTVCEGQYRTLSYVGQHAPVVVDEPLHLFGQNTAPAPGEIVLSALGGCLAVGITAVATYREVKLSKLELWLEGDISNTAAWGAGGAERKPEEMGFQRIRVKVAVEGDAPREALDAIVQHANYFSPVANTMRNPVPMTISLAD